One region of Streptomyces subrutilus genomic DNA includes:
- a CDS encoding sugar porter family MFS transporter: protein MTSTANASAPGGGRAAQPDHLGHVIFITAAAAMGGFLFGYDSSVINGAVVAIRERFDVGSEALAQVIAAALIGCALGAATAGRIADRIGRIRCMQIAAVLFTVSAIGSALPFALWDLAMWRVVGGFGIGMASVIGPAYIAEVSPAAYRGRLASFQQAAIVIGIAVSQLVNWGILNLADGDQRGELAGLEAWQWMLGVMVIPAVLYGLMSFVIPESPRFLISVGRTEQAKEVLREVEGSSVDLDGRVSEIEHAMRSEHKSTFRDLLGGRFGFLPIVWIGIGLSVFQQLVGINVIFYYSSSLWQSVGIDPSSSFLYSFTTSIINIVGTVIAMIFVDRIGRKPLALIGSAGMALSLGLAAWAFSYKEGTGDNITMPDAQGTVALVAAHSFVLFFALSWGVVVWVLLGEMFPNRIRAAALGVAAAAQWIANWVITVTFPSLSDWNLSGAYVIYTAFALLSIPFILKWVPETKGKALEEMG from the coding sequence TTGACCAGCACAGCGAACGCATCCGCGCCAGGCGGTGGCCGGGCGGCCCAGCCCGACCATCTCGGGCACGTCATCTTCATCACCGCCGCCGCGGCCATGGGCGGCTTCCTCTTCGGCTACGACAGCTCCGTCATCAACGGCGCCGTCGTCGCGATCCGCGAGCGGTTCGACGTCGGCTCCGAGGCCCTCGCCCAGGTGATCGCCGCCGCACTGATCGGCTGCGCCCTCGGCGCCGCCACCGCGGGCCGCATCGCCGACCGGATCGGCCGTATCCGCTGCATGCAGATCGCCGCGGTCCTCTTCACGGTGAGCGCCATCGGCTCGGCCCTCCCCTTCGCCCTGTGGGACCTGGCCATGTGGCGCGTGGTGGGCGGCTTCGGCATCGGCATGGCCTCCGTCATCGGGCCCGCCTACATCGCCGAGGTGTCCCCGGCCGCCTACCGCGGCCGCCTGGCCTCCTTCCAGCAGGCCGCCATCGTCATCGGCATCGCCGTCTCCCAGCTCGTCAACTGGGGCATCCTGAACCTCGCCGACGGCGACCAGCGCGGAGAGCTCGCCGGCCTGGAGGCCTGGCAGTGGATGCTCGGTGTCATGGTCATCCCCGCCGTCCTCTACGGGCTGATGTCCTTCGTCATCCCGGAGTCCCCGCGCTTCCTGATCTCCGTCGGCCGCACCGAGCAGGCCAAGGAGGTGCTGCGCGAGGTCGAGGGCTCCTCCGTCGACCTCGACGGCCGCGTCTCCGAGATCGAGCACGCCATGCGCTCCGAGCACAAGTCCACCTTCCGGGACCTGCTCGGCGGCCGGTTCGGCTTCCTGCCCATCGTCTGGATCGGCATCGGCCTGTCCGTCTTCCAGCAGCTCGTCGGCATCAACGTGATCTTCTACTACAGCTCCTCGCTGTGGCAGTCCGTGGGCATCGACCCGAGCAGCTCGTTCCTGTACTCCTTCACCACCTCGATCATCAACATCGTCGGCACGGTGATCGCGATGATCTTCGTCGACCGGATCGGCCGCAAGCCGCTCGCCCTCATCGGCTCGGCGGGCATGGCCCTCTCCCTCGGCCTCGCCGCATGGGCGTTCTCGTACAAGGAGGGCACCGGCGACAACATCACCATGCCCGACGCCCAGGGCACGGTCGCACTGGTCGCCGCGCACTCCTTCGTGCTCTTCTTCGCCCTGTCCTGGGGCGTGGTGGTCTGGGTGCTGCTCGGCGAGATGTTCCCCAACCGCATCCGCGCCGCGGCCCTCGGTGTCGCCGCGGCGGCCCAGTGGATCGCCAACTGGGTCATCACCGTCACGTTCCCGTCGCTCTCGGACTGGAACCTGTCCGGTGCGTACGTGATCTACACAGCCTTCGCCCTGCTCTCGATCCCGTTCATCCTCAAGTGGGTGCCGGAGACCAAGGGCAAGGCGCTGGAGGAGATGGGGTAA
- a CDS encoding cytosine permease, translating into MSADETAIETRGLEPVPDSERGGRVRELFPTWVAANISVLLLTMGAGLVIFNKLNIWQVLVVAVAAPVVSYGIVGLISIAGKRGGAPGMALSRAVFGQRGNLFPGALIWVARWGWETINAVSGAYAVLTVLDLLFGVRSNTPLIVVTLLFFVGCTFVVSGLGINALRVCSKWSTYLFGAFSVLVLGYLVATTDWSAVFGKPAGSTAMMVAGIGTIAAGGISWVPSGPDFTRYLPRTASSKGLVGATIGGAGVVVLPMVLMGAVMAVGTPDLAGAQDPVSFIGELLPTWIAVPYLLIALVGMLLINSMSMYSAGFTAQTLGIKVPRAWAVSVNALISLVFGFLLMVVATSFFGSFISFLTLLAVAFSAWIGVFGVDMLRRRTYDGPALLDTTRTSAYWYKGGFAWQAMTAWTLALVVGLLFTKVDWFGGPLATTWIGQNGLGWAAGILTSGVLYAVLPRTAAPDAAAPAEEPELAGSLSN; encoded by the coding sequence ATGTCTGCCGACGAGACGGCGATCGAGACCCGCGGCCTGGAGCCGGTCCCGGACAGCGAGCGCGGCGGCCGGGTCCGCGAGCTCTTCCCCACCTGGGTCGCCGCCAACATCAGCGTGCTGCTGCTGACCATGGGCGCCGGACTGGTGATCTTCAACAAGCTCAACATCTGGCAGGTGCTGGTCGTCGCGGTCGCCGCGCCGGTCGTGTCGTACGGGATCGTGGGCCTGATCTCGATCGCCGGGAAGCGCGGCGGCGCCCCGGGCATGGCGCTCTCGCGGGCCGTGTTCGGCCAGCGCGGCAACCTCTTCCCCGGCGCCCTCATATGGGTGGCCCGGTGGGGCTGGGAGACCATCAACGCGGTCAGCGGCGCCTACGCCGTGCTGACCGTGCTCGACCTGCTCTTCGGCGTCAGGAGCAACACCCCGCTGATCGTCGTCACCCTGCTGTTCTTCGTGGGCTGCACGTTCGTCGTCTCGGGTCTCGGCATCAACGCGCTGCGCGTCTGCTCGAAGTGGTCGACGTACCTCTTCGGCGCCTTCAGCGTGCTGGTCCTCGGGTACCTGGTGGCCACCACCGACTGGTCCGCCGTCTTCGGCAAGCCGGCCGGCTCCACCGCGATGATGGTCGCGGGCATCGGCACCATCGCCGCCGGCGGCATCAGCTGGGTGCCCTCGGGCCCCGACTTCACGCGCTACCTGCCCCGCACCGCCTCCTCCAAGGGCCTGGTCGGCGCGACGATCGGCGGCGCCGGCGTGGTCGTGCTCCCCATGGTCCTGATGGGCGCGGTCATGGCCGTCGGCACCCCCGACCTGGCCGGCGCCCAGGATCCGGTCTCCTTCATCGGCGAGCTGCTGCCGACCTGGATCGCGGTCCCGTACCTGCTCATCGCACTCGTCGGCATGCTGCTGATCAACTCGATGTCCATGTACTCGGCCGGCTTCACCGCGCAGACCCTCGGCATCAAGGTCCCGCGTGCCTGGGCGGTCAGCGTCAACGCCCTCATCAGCCTGGTCTTCGGCTTCCTGCTGATGGTGGTGGCGACCAGCTTCTTCGGCTCCTTCATCTCCTTCCTGACCCTGCTGGCCGTGGCCTTCTCCGCCTGGATCGGCGTCTTCGGAGTGGACATGCTGCGCCGCCGGACCTACGACGGCCCCGCGCTGCTGGACACCACGCGGACCAGCGCCTACTGGTACAAGGGCGGTTTCGCCTGGCAGGCGATGACCGCGTGGACCCTCGCCCTGGTCGTGGGCCTGCTGTTCACCAAGGTCGACTGGTTCGGCGGCCCACTGGCCACCACCTGGATCGGGCAGAACGGCCTCGGCTGGGCGGCCGGCATCCTCACGTCGGGCGTGCTGTACGCCGTACTGCCGCGCACGGCCGCCCCGGACGCGGCCGCCCCGGCCGAGGAGCCCGAGCTCGCCGGATCCCTGTCCAACTGA
- a CDS encoding acylphosphatase — protein MNEDVRLIAWVRGRVQGVGFRWFTRENALEIGGVVGFALNLDDGRVQVVAEGQRENCHRLLDWLRSADTPGRVDGVTEIWGTPRGGYEGFAIR, from the coding sequence ATGAATGAAGATGTCCGCCTGATCGCCTGGGTGCGCGGCCGTGTGCAGGGAGTGGGCTTCCGTTGGTTCACCAGGGAGAACGCTCTGGAGATCGGGGGAGTCGTCGGTTTCGCGCTCAATCTCGACGACGGGCGAGTGCAGGTGGTGGCGGAAGGTCAACGTGAGAATTGCCACCGGCTGCTCGACTGGCTGCGCTCGGCCGACACGCCCGGCCGGGTCGACGGGGTGACAGAGATCTGGGGCACACCGCGCGGTGGCTACGAGGGGTTCGCGATCCGCTGA
- a CDS encoding LLM class flavin-dependent oxidoreductase: MPITVARFNLVDPNGTPESLSARYRAALEMARYADDRGIDTVQTEEHHGTGNNWLPSPFAFAGAVFGATRRIAVTVSAIIGPLYDPLKVAEDIAVLDLLSGGRLVTVAGIGYRPQEYEQHGVEWARRGRLQDELLETLLKAWTGEPFEFRGRTVRVTPRPFTRPHPLLLVGGSSQAAARRAARLGLPFFPSAHLPELEAYYRERLAEYGTEGFCMMPAAETPLLHIAEDPDRVWAEHGERFLHEAGTYASWQSKDIRSAVRSAAGSVAELRAEGVYRVLTPDEAVAYARGAGEAGNLVLHPLCGGMPLDEGWRSLHLLCEQVLPRLKD, encoded by the coding sequence ATGCCCATCACCGTGGCCCGGTTCAATCTCGTCGACCCGAACGGCACCCCCGAGTCCCTCTCCGCCCGCTACCGGGCGGCGCTGGAGATGGCGCGGTACGCGGACGACCGCGGCATCGACACCGTCCAGACCGAGGAGCACCACGGCACCGGCAACAACTGGCTGCCCTCCCCCTTCGCCTTCGCGGGCGCCGTGTTCGGCGCCACCCGCCGGATCGCGGTCACCGTCTCGGCGATCATCGGCCCGCTGTACGACCCGCTGAAGGTGGCCGAGGACATCGCCGTGCTGGACCTGCTGAGCGGCGGGCGCCTGGTCACCGTGGCGGGCATCGGCTACCGGCCGCAGGAGTACGAGCAGCACGGCGTGGAGTGGGCGCGGCGCGGCCGGCTCCAGGACGAGCTGCTGGAGACCCTGCTGAAGGCGTGGACGGGCGAGCCCTTCGAGTTCCGGGGCCGCACCGTACGGGTGACCCCGCGGCCGTTCACCCGGCCGCACCCGCTGCTCCTGGTCGGCGGGAGCTCGCAGGCGGCGGCCCGGCGCGCGGCCCGGCTGGGCCTGCCCTTCTTCCCGAGTGCGCACCTGCCGGAGCTGGAGGCGTACTACCGGGAGCGGCTGGCCGAGTACGGCACGGAGGGCTTCTGCATGATGCCCGCGGCCGAGACCCCGCTGCTGCACATCGCCGAGGATCCCGACCGGGTCTGGGCCGAGCACGGCGAGCGCTTCCTGCACGAGGCCGGCACGTACGCCTCATGGCAGTCCAAGGACATCCGCAGCGCGGTGCGGTCCGCCGCGGGCTCGGTGGCCGAGCTGCGCGCCGAGGGCGTGTACCGGGTGCTCACCCCGGACGAGGCCGTCGCCTACGCCCGGGGCGCGGGCGAGGCGGGCAACCTGGTGCTGCACCCGCTGTGCGGCGGGATGCCCCTGGACGAGGGCTGGCGCAGCCTGCACCTGCTGTGCGAACAGGTACTGCCCCGGCTCAAGGACTGA
- a CDS encoding AAA family ATPase has product MHLKSLTLRGFKSFASATTLRFEPGITCVVGPNGSGKSNVVDALSWVMGEQGAKSLRGGKMEDVIFAGTTGRPPLGRAEVSLTIDNSDGALPIDYAEVTITRIMFRGGSSEYQINGDTCRLLDIQELLSDSGIGREMHVIVGQGQLDSVLHADPMGRRAFIEEAAGVLKHRKRKEKALRKLDAMQANLARVQDLNDELRRRLKPLGRQAAVARRAAVIQADLRDARLRLLADDLVTLRRALDAEIADEAALKERKEAAEARLAQALRREAELEEAVRELAPRLQRAQQTWYELSQLAERVRGTASLADARVKSATAPAEEERRGRDPEDLEKEAARIREQEAELTAALEAAAYALEDTAAHRAELERELAEEERRLRDAARAIADRREALARLTGRLGAARSRAGAAQAEIDRLVAARDEAEVRAAAAQEEYEALAREVGGLDEPAEEDEYEAARAALAEAEAALAAARDAVTSAERSRAAVSARRDALALGLRRKDGTGALLAARERLAGLLGPAAERLSVTPGYEAAVAAALGSAADALAVSSPASAAEAIRHLRTTDAGRATFLITPPPPTVPPQPPAPAPASGPGQAAGSAPAQAPATGPAQAAGSALGLPGQIPASGSGAVAGQVPAAGSGQTPGSAPAQTPGSAVGQTPASAPGQAPGSAVGQAPGSALGLPGQAPASGSGAVAGQAPAAGPGQGSGPGPGSGPGRVEAAGPGPAPATGAGAPPGLGSASGLGGQSGRSPDLVVAADVGVPGRASAGVGGVFPHPAPSRDRALPGPAPQTPAGLEVPPHGTPAHPDIRDTRSADPDPAEGTPGQSPGESVAWGGGQSPGTGPAGGPSTGPAGDAVGEPRVGPAGRPSTGSADAPVGAPSVGSAGGAGAVADVVGVGELVGGDPEARRAVAWVLRGYFVVGTLDEAEAFVAARPEAVAVTVEGDVLGAHLAHGGSAGAPSLIEVQAAVDEAAAELARLDGRCRELTGAQAAAQAGRQDAAALVEELAERRRAGERARAGVAQQLGRLAGQAKGAAGEAERSATAAAKAQDALEQALLEVEECAEQLATAEEMPAEEEPDTSRRDRLAADGANARQTEMEARLQLRTHEERVKGLAGRADSLDRAARAERESRTRAERRRARLRHEAEVARAVADGARQLLAHVEVSLGRADAERAGAEHAKGLRERELAEARNSGRDLKGELDKLTDSVHRGEVLGAEKRLRIEAVEAKALEEFGMASAGLVAEYGPDQPVPPSPPAEGEALPEDPQDPRNLPGPFVRAQQEKRLRAAERAYQQLGKVNPLALEEFAALEERHQFLSEQLEDLRKTRADLLQVVKEVDERVEQVFTEAYRDTAREFEGVFSRLFPGGEGRLILTDPDNMLTTGVDVEARPPGKKVKRLSLLSGGERSLTAVALLVSIFKARPSPFYVMDEVEAALDDTNLQRLIRIMEELQESSQLIVITHQKRTMEVADALYGVSMQGDGVSKVISQRLR; this is encoded by the coding sequence GTGCACCTCAAGTCCCTGACCCTGCGCGGATTCAAATCCTTTGCTTCCGCGACCACCCTGCGCTTCGAACCCGGCATCACCTGTGTCGTGGGTCCGAACGGCTCCGGCAAGTCCAACGTGGTGGACGCGCTGTCCTGGGTCATGGGCGAACAAGGGGCCAAATCCCTGCGCGGCGGGAAGATGGAAGACGTCATCTTCGCCGGGACCACCGGGCGTCCGCCGCTCGGCCGTGCCGAGGTCTCGCTGACGATCGACAACTCCGACGGCGCGCTGCCCATCGACTACGCCGAAGTCACCATCACCCGGATCATGTTCCGCGGCGGCAGCAGCGAGTACCAGATCAACGGTGACACCTGCCGCCTGCTGGACATCCAGGAGCTGCTCTCCGACTCCGGCATCGGCCGCGAGATGCACGTCATCGTCGGACAGGGCCAGCTGGACTCCGTCCTGCACGCCGACCCCATGGGACGCCGCGCCTTCATCGAGGAGGCGGCCGGGGTGCTGAAGCACCGCAAGCGCAAGGAGAAGGCGCTGCGGAAGCTGGACGCGATGCAGGCCAACCTCGCCCGGGTACAGGACCTCAACGACGAGCTGCGGCGCCGCCTGAAGCCCCTGGGCCGGCAGGCGGCCGTGGCCCGGCGGGCGGCCGTCATCCAGGCGGACCTGCGCGACGCGCGGCTGCGGCTGCTCGCCGACGACCTGGTCACCCTGCGGCGCGCGCTCGACGCGGAGATCGCGGACGAGGCGGCGCTGAAGGAGCGCAAGGAGGCCGCCGAGGCCCGGCTCGCGCAGGCGCTGCGGCGCGAGGCCGAGTTGGAGGAGGCCGTACGGGAGCTCGCACCGCGGCTCCAGCGGGCGCAGCAGACCTGGTACGAGCTCTCGCAGCTCGCCGAGCGGGTCCGGGGGACGGCTTCGCTCGCGGACGCGCGGGTCAAGAGCGCGACGGCCCCGGCGGAAGAGGAGCGGCGGGGGCGCGACCCCGAGGACCTGGAGAAGGAGGCCGCGCGGATCCGCGAGCAGGAGGCGGAGCTGACGGCCGCTCTGGAGGCCGCTGCGTACGCGCTGGAGGACACGGCCGCCCACCGGGCGGAGCTGGAGCGGGAGCTGGCCGAGGAGGAGCGGCGGCTGCGGGACGCGGCGCGGGCCATCGCGGACCGGCGCGAGGCGCTGGCGCGGCTGACGGGCCGGCTCGGCGCCGCCCGCTCCCGGGCCGGCGCCGCGCAGGCCGAGATCGACCGGCTCGTCGCGGCCCGCGACGAGGCCGAGGTGCGGGCGGCGGCCGCGCAGGAAGAGTACGAGGCCCTGGCGCGGGAGGTCGGCGGCCTGGACGAGCCTGCGGAGGAGGACGAGTACGAGGCCGCCCGGGCGGCCCTGGCCGAGGCGGAGGCCGCACTGGCGGCGGCCCGGGACGCGGTGACCTCGGCCGAGCGCTCGCGGGCGGCGGTGTCGGCGCGGCGGGACGCGCTGGCGCTGGGGCTGCGGCGCAAGGACGGCACGGGGGCGCTGCTCGCGGCGCGGGAACGGCTGGCCGGACTGCTGGGGCCGGCGGCGGAGCGGCTGTCGGTGACGCCGGGGTACGAGGCCGCCGTGGCCGCTGCGCTGGGCTCGGCGGCGGACGCCCTGGCGGTGTCCTCCCCGGCCTCCGCGGCCGAGGCGATCCGACACCTCCGCACGACGGACGCAGGCCGCGCCACCTTCCTGATCACCCCACCGCCCCCCACCGTCCCGCCCCAGCCTCCGGCCCCCGCCCCGGCCTCCGGCCCGGGCCAGGCTGCGGGTTCCGCCCCGGCCCAGGCTCCGGCCACCGGCCCGGCCCAGGCTGCGGGTTCCGCCTTGGGCCTGCCGGGCCAGATCCCGGCCTCCGGGTCGGGTGCCGTTGCGGGCCAGGTCCCGGCCGCCGGCTCGGGCCAGACCCCGGGCTCCGCCCCGGCCCAGACCCCGGGCTCCGCCGTGGGCCAGACCCCGGCCTCCGCCCCGGGCCAGGCTCCGGGTTCTGCCGTGGGCCAGGCTCCGGGCTCCGCCCTGGGTCTGCCGGGCCAAGCTCCGGCCTCCGGGTCGGGTGCCGTTGCGGGCCAGGCTCCGGCCGCCGGCCCGGGGCAGGGCTCGGGTCCCGGTCCGGGTTCCGGCCCGGGCCGAGTCGAGGCAGCTGGCCCGGGCCCCGCTCCGGCCACCGGCGCGGGTGCCCCGCCCGGCCTGGGCTCGGCTTCCGGCCTGGGTGGCCAGTCGGGGCGGAGCCCGGACCTCGTGGTGGCTGCCGACGTTGGCGTGCCCGGCCGGGCTTCGGCCGGGGTCGGGGGAGTTTTCCCCCACCCCGCCCCTTCCCGAGACCGGGCTCTGCCCGGACCCGCCCCTCAAACGCCGGCGGGGCTGGAAGTGCCGCCGCACGGCACTCCGGCTCACCCGGACATCCGGGACACGCGGAGCGCGGATCCGGACCCGGCCGAGGGCACCCCGGGACAGAGCCCGGGGGAGTCCGTGGCATGGGGTGGGGGGCAGAGCCCCGGCACCGGGCCCGCAGGCGGACCGAGCACGGGCCCCGCTGGTGACGCCGTGGGCGAGCCGAGGGTCGGGCCCGCGGGCCGACCGAGTACCGGCTCCGCCGATGCTCCGGTGGGCGCGCCGAGCGTTGGGTCCGCGGGCGGCGCCGGGGCCGTCGCCGATGTGGTCGGCGTCGGGGAGTTGGTCGGGGGGGACCCCGAGGCGCGGCGGGCCGTGGCTTGGGTGTTGCGGGGGTACTTCGTGGTCGGGACGCTCGACGAGGCCGAGGCGTTCGTCGCGGCGCGGCCCGAAGCGGTGGCGGTGACCGTCGAGGGCGACGTACTCGGGGCGCACCTGGCGCACGGCGGCTCCGCGGGCGCGCCCAGCCTGATCGAGGTGCAGGCGGCGGTCGACGAGGCGGCGGCCGAGCTGGCCCGCTTGGACGGCCGGTGCCGGGAGCTGACCGGGGCCCAGGCTGCCGCCCAGGCGGGGCGCCAGGACGCGGCGGCCCTGGTCGAGGAGCTCGCCGAGCGCCGCCGGGCCGGGGAGCGGGCCCGGGCCGGGGTCGCCCAGCAGCTCGGCCGCCTCGCCGGACAGGCGAAGGGCGCGGCCGGAGAGGCCGAGCGCAGCGCCACCGCTGCGGCCAAGGCCCAGGACGCCCTGGAGCAGGCGCTGCTGGAGGTGGAGGAGTGCGCCGAGCAGCTCGCCACGGCCGAGGAGATGCCCGCGGAGGAGGAGCCCGACACCTCCCGGCGGGACCGGCTGGCCGCCGACGGGGCCAACGCCCGGCAGACCGAGATGGAGGCCCGGCTCCAGCTCAGGACCCACGAGGAGCGGGTGAAGGGCCTGGCCGGAAGGGCGGATTCACTCGACCGGGCGGCCCGCGCCGAGCGGGAGTCCCGCACCCGCGCCGAGCGCCGCCGGGCCCGCCTGCGGCACGAGGCGGAGGTCGCCCGGGCCGTCGCCGACGGCGCCCGCCAGCTGCTCGCGCACGTGGAGGTCTCGCTGGGCCGCGCCGACGCCGAACGCGCCGGGGCCGAGCACGCCAAGGGCCTGCGCGAGCGCGAGCTCGCCGAGGCCAGGAACAGCGGCCGGGACCTGAAGGGCGAACTCGACAAGCTCACCGACTCGGTGCACCGCGGGGAGGTGCTCGGCGCGGAGAAGCGGCTGCGCATCGAAGCGGTGGAGGCCAAGGCGCTGGAGGAGTTCGGCATGGCGTCGGCCGGCCTCGTCGCCGAGTACGGGCCCGACCAGCCCGTGCCGCCGTCCCCGCCCGCCGAGGGCGAGGCGCTGCCCGAGGACCCGCAGGACCCCCGCAACCTGCCGGGCCCCTTCGTCCGCGCCCAGCAGGAGAAGCGGCTCAGGGCGGCCGAGCGCGCCTACCAGCAGCTCGGCAAGGTCAACCCGCTCGCGCTGGAGGAGTTCGCGGCGCTGGAGGAGCGCCACCAGTTCCTCAGCGAGCAGCTGGAGGACCTGCGCAAGACCCGCGCCGACCTCCTGCAAGTGGTCAAGGAGGTCGACGAGCGCGTCGAACAGGTCTTCACCGAGGCGTACCGGGACACGGCCCGGGAGTTCGAGGGGGTCTTCTCGCGGCTGTTCCCGGGCGGCGAGGGCCGGCTGATCCTCACCGACCCCGACAACATGCTGACCACCGGCGTCGACGTCGAGGCCCGCCCGCCGGGCAAGAAGGTCAAGCGGCTGTCGCTGCTGTCGGGCGGCGAGCGCTCGCTGACCGCCGTGGCGCTGCTGGTGTCCATCTTCAAGGCGCGGCCCAGCCCGTTCTACGTGATGGACGAGGTCGAGGCAGCGCTCGACGACACCAACCTGCAGCGGCTGATCCGGATCATGGAGGAGCTCCAGGAGAGCTCCCAGCTGATCGTGATCACCCATCAGAAGCGGACGATGGAGGTCGCCGACGCCCTCTACGGCGTCTCGATGCAGGGCGACGGGGTTTCCAAGGTGATCAGTCAGCGGCTCCGCTGA
- a CDS encoding flavodoxin family protein — protein MSGTTHTPVVSIAYHSGYGHTAVVAEAVRAGAAEAGATVHLIKVDEIDDAQWALLDASDAIVFGSPTYMGTASGAFHVFAEATSKRWFGDVWQDKVAAGFTNSASKSGDKLHTLQFFQILAAQHGMSWVNLGLKPGWNSSTGSENDLNRLGVFAGAAAQTNSDEGADAVHKADIATAEHLGRRVAEHARVVVAGRAALAAV, from the coding sequence TTGTCCGGTACCACGCACACCCCCGTCGTCTCGATCGCCTACCACTCCGGCTACGGCCACACCGCCGTCGTCGCCGAGGCGGTCCGCGCCGGCGCCGCCGAGGCGGGCGCGACCGTCCACCTCATCAAGGTCGACGAGATCGACGACGCGCAGTGGGCGCTGCTCGACGCCTCCGACGCGATCGTCTTCGGCTCCCCGACCTACATGGGCACCGCTTCCGGTGCCTTCCACGTCTTCGCCGAGGCCACGTCCAAGCGCTGGTTCGGCGACGTGTGGCAGGACAAGGTCGCGGCCGGCTTCACCAACTCGGCCTCCAAGAGCGGCGACAAGCTGCACACCCTGCAGTTCTTCCAGATCCTGGCCGCGCAGCACGGCATGAGCTGGGTCAACCTGGGGCTGAAGCCGGGCTGGAACTCCAGCACCGGATCGGAGAACGACCTCAACCGCCTCGGCGTCTTCGCCGGCGCCGCCGCCCAGACCAACTCCGACGAGGGCGCGGACGCGGTCCACAAGGCCGACATCGCGACCGCCGAGCACCTGGGCCGGCGCGTGGCGGAGCACGCCCGCGTCGTCGTCGCGGGCCGCGCGGCGCTCGCCGCGGTGTGA
- a CDS encoding CAP domain-containing protein gives MGRHGLHAAPRRGGKRGTALRTGLLGVSAAVALGTAAVTTGMVPVGGSFPYVGVSGTGSDDAAKTRAQASPSPDGSAVDQQGGLANLSGRVATGSPSASPSASPSPSASASPSASPSPSASASAAASASPSAPASPKAPAPAPPSTQQPAAPTTQAPAKPVVPAPAKPSTAAPSTSAPAPRPPLDGHSAEEAAVVALVNQERAQAGCGPVRANPPLAGLARAFSKDMAARGFFSHTDPDGSSPWDRAAKAGISGLGGENIARGQGDAEAVMKAWMNSPGHKANILNCEFRTLGVGAHVAAGGPWWTQDFGF, from the coding sequence ATGGGACGCCACGGACTCCACGCCGCACCGCGCCGCGGCGGCAAGCGCGGCACCGCCCTGCGCACCGGCCTCCTGGGCGTTTCGGCGGCCGTGGCGCTCGGTACGGCGGCCGTCACGACCGGCATGGTGCCGGTCGGGGGCTCCTTCCCCTATGTCGGGGTCTCGGGTACGGGATCCGACGACGCGGCCAAGACCCGCGCGCAGGCCTCGCCGAGCCCCGACGGCAGCGCCGTGGACCAGCAGGGGGGCCTCGCCAACCTCTCCGGCCGCGTCGCCACCGGCTCCCCCTCCGCGAGCCCGTCCGCCTCCCCTTCCCCGTCCGCCTCCGCTTCCCCGTCCGCCTCGCCGAGCCCGTCCGCGTCGGCCTCCGCGGCAGCCTCCGCGTCGCCGTCGGCCCCCGCCTCCCCCAAGGCACCGGCCCCGGCCCCGCCGAGCACCCAGCAGCCGGCCGCGCCGACCACCCAGGCCCCGGCCAAGCCCGTCGTCCCCGCGCCTGCGAAGCCGTCGACCGCCGCGCCGTCCACCAGCGCGCCGGCGCCCCGGCCGCCCCTCGACGGGCACTCCGCCGAGGAGGCCGCCGTGGTCGCCCTGGTGAACCAGGAACGCGCGCAGGCCGGCTGCGGTCCGGTCCGGGCGAACCCGCCGCTCGCGGGGCTGGCGCGTGCGTTCAGCAAGGACATGGCCGCCCGCGGCTTCTTCAGCCACACCGACCCCGACGGCAGCAGCCCGTGGGACCGCGCCGCCAAGGCCGGCATCTCGGGCCTCGGCGGCGAGAACATCGCCCGCGGCCAGGGCGACGCCGAAGCCGTGATGAAGGCCTGGATGAACAGCCCGGGCCACAAGGCGAACATCCTCAACTGCGAGTTCCGCACCCTGGGCGTCGGCGCCCACGTCGCCGCCGGCGGCCCCTGGTGGACCCAGGACTTCGGCTTCTAG